In a genomic window of Plectropomus leopardus isolate mb chromosome 6, YSFRI_Pleo_2.0, whole genome shotgun sequence:
- the LOC121943936 gene encoding arrestin domain-containing protein 3-like isoform X2, producing the protein MFQQTIKNFNINFNALNERNTVSSGDVLTGHISFELTKETKITAITLALKGGANVHWSTGGGGGRKRRHRKNYSAKVEFFHFKILLLQASAAVGGTPKLQPGTHVYPFTCHLPQGEFPSSFHGPHGQIAYTLTVGIDRPWHMVKDFATELNYVYRINTNQPELGAPLSGSNTMTLCCLWCASGPITLKASIEKKAFVPGETVKIICELSNASSRTATPKVTLQQKQVYYTLNKANKTVVMKNLASVTGQPISAYTSDVHTEIMFTIPPSASPTISNCSILDIDNVLEVSLSVRAYPTLDVLFPIILCDTPVNADPPPYM; encoded by the exons ATGTTCCAGCAGACCATAAAAAACTTCAACATAAACTTCAACGCGCTGAACGAGAGGAATACTGTGTCCAGTGGAGACGTGCTGACAGGACACATCTCCTTTGAACTCACGAAGGAGACGAAGATCACTGCCATAACGCTGGCACTGAAGGGGGGAGCAAATGTCCACTGGTCGActgggggagggggagggaggaagagaagacaTCGCAAAAATTACTCGGCAAAAGTGGAATTCTTTCACTTCAAAATCCTCCTCTTACAAGCAAGCGCCG ctgttGGTGGGACACCAAAACTTCAGCCTGGCACGCATGTGTATCCATTCACATGCCATCTTCCTCAGGG AGAGTTCCCATCCTCCTTCCATGGGCCTCATGGACAAATAGCGTACACTTTGACAGTGGGCATCGACAGACCCTGGCATATGGTCAAGGACTTTGCGACAGAGTTAAACTATGTGTACCGCATTAATACCAACCAGCCAGAGCTGGGG gctcCTCTCTCAGGCTCCAACACCATGACACTGTGCTGCCTGTGGTGTGCCTCAGGTCCCATCACACTGAAAGCCAGCATAGAGAAGAAAGCCTTCGTCCCTG GTGAGACTGTGAAAATAATTTGTGAGCTTAGCAACGCTTCATCTCGAACAGCTACTCCAAAGGTGACACTGCAACAGAAGCAGGTTTACTACACCCTCAACAAAGCCAACAAGACCGTGGTTATGAAAAACCTGGCGTCAGTGACTGGACAGCCCATCAGCGCTTACACCTCTGATGTGCACACCGAGATCATGTTCACTATTCCCCCGTCTGCTTCACCCACCATCTCTAACTGCAGCATCCTAGACATTGATAACGTTCTAGAG GTGAGCCTCAGTGTAAGAGCTTATCCCACCCTCGATGTGCTGTTTCCCATCATCCTGTGTGACACCCCCGTCAATGCTGATCCACCCCCTTATAT GTGA
- the LOC121944125 gene encoding arrestin domain-containing protein 3-like, which yields MANNIKSFSVRYNPINESNTFTSGDCIAGQIKLELTKECKIGSLCIKLKGKANVKWTEMYGKTIVTYHNKEKYFSVKQDVILDGRGNNVVAQDCHVYPFTFQIPAQDLPPSFKGPYGKIQYTLEATLSRSMRIDTKAKAKFTLIHKPTLNSDPLLMTPQNSTINKTMKLFTSGSVGMDVNIVRMGFHQGEGIKVVASIQNRSSREIKPKYCLYEKYSYFAKKKRKLQTKDILKEEGEAIPPSAGQTVTKIITIPSSTPPSILNCNIIKAEYRLRVYLDVKYAQDPKIKFPIVILPASQGPDDEEQLSAFTSSIFA from the exons ATGGCAAACAATATTAAGAGCTTTTCAGTGAGATACAATCCCATAAATGAAAGTAATACTTTCACTAGTGGTGACTGTATTGCAGGACAAATTAAACTGGAACTGACAAAAGAGTGCAAAATAGGTTCACTGTGTATAAAGCTGAAGGGAAAAGCAAACGTCAAATGGACTGAAATGTATGGAAAGACTATCGTAACATACCATAACAAAGAGAAGTACTTCAGTGTCAAGCAAGATGTCATTCTGGATGGCCGAG GTAATAATGTTGTTGCTCAGGACTGCCATGTCTACCCATTCACCTTTCAGATCCCTGCACA AGACCTGCCACCCTCCTTCAAAGGCCCGTATGGAAAAATCCAGTACACACTGGAGGCAACTCTGAGCAGGTCGATGAGAATAGACACCAAAGCTAAGGCGAAGTTTACTCTCATCCACAAACCAACCCTAAACAGTGATCCATTGCTGATG ACTCCACAAAACAGCACCATCAATAAGACAATGAAGCTCTTTACATCAGGGTCAGTTGGCATGGATGTAAATATCGTGCGGATGGGCTTCCACCAAG GGGAAGGCATAAAGGTTGTGGCCTCTATCCAAAACAGGTCATCTCGAGAAATCAAGCCCAAATACTGTTTATATGAGAAGTACAGTTACTTCgcaaagaaaaagaggaaactcCAAACCAAAGACATCCTGAAAGAGGAGGGGGAAGCCATCCCACCTTCTGCGGGTCAGACCGTCACTAAGATCATCACCATCCCTTCCTCCACGCCTCCATCTATCCTGAACTGCAACATCATCAAGGCAGAGTACAGGCTCAGA GTCTACCTGGATGTTAAGTATGCTCAAGACCCCAAGATCAAGTTCCCCATAGTCATCCTGCCTGCTTCACAGGGGCCTGATGATGAGGAGCAGCTGTCTGCTTTTACGTCTTCCATTTTTGCTTAA
- the LOC121943936 gene encoding arrestin domain-containing protein 3-like isoform X1: MFQQTIKNFNINFNALNERNTVSSGDVLTGHISFELTKETKITAITLALKGGANVHWSTGGGGGRKRRHRKNYSAKVEFFHFKILLLQASAAVGGTPKLQPGTHVYPFTCHLPQGEFPSSFHGPHGQIAYTLTVGIDRPWHMVKDFATELNYVYRINTNQPELGAPLSGSNTMTLCCLWCASGPITLKASIEKKAFVPGETVKIICELSNASSRTATPKVTLQQKQVYYTLNKANKTVVMKNLASVTGQPISAYTSDVHTEIMFTIPPSASPTISNCSILDIDNVLEVSLSVRAYPTLDVLFPIILCDTPVNADPPPYM; encoded by the exons ATGTTCCAGCAGACCATAAAAAACTTCAACATAAACTTCAACGCGCTGAACGAGAGGAATACTGTGTCCAGTGGAGACGTGCTGACAGGACACATCTCCTTTGAACTCACGAAGGAGACGAAGATCACTGCCATAACGCTGGCACTGAAGGGGGGAGCAAATGTCCACTGGTCGActgggggagggggagggaggaagagaagacaTCGCAAAAATTACTCGGCAAAAGTGGAATTCTTTCACTTCAAAATCCTCCTCTTACAAGCAAGCGCCG ctgttGGTGGGACACCAAAACTTCAGCCTGGCACGCATGTGTATCCATTCACATGCCATCTTCCTCAGGG AGAGTTCCCATCCTCCTTCCATGGGCCTCATGGACAAATAGCGTACACTTTGACAGTGGGCATCGACAGACCCTGGCATATGGTCAAGGACTTTGCGACAGAGTTAAACTATGTGTACCGCATTAATACCAACCAGCCAGAGCTGGGG gctcCTCTCTCAGGCTCCAACACCATGACACTGTGCTGCCTGTGGTGTGCCTCAGGTCCCATCACACTGAAAGCCAGCATAGAGAAGAAAGCCTTCGTCCCTG GTGAGACTGTGAAAATAATTTGTGAGCTTAGCAACGCTTCATCTCGAACAGCTACTCCAAAGGTGACACTGCAACAGAAGCAGGTTTACTACACCCTCAACAAAGCCAACAAGACCGTGGTTATGAAAAACCTGGCGTCAGTGACTGGACAGCCCATCAGCGCTTACACCTCTGATGTGCACACCGAGATCATGTTCACTATTCCCCCGTCTGCTTCACCCACCATCTCTAACTGCAGCATCCTAGACATTGATAACGTTCTAGAG GTGAGCCTCAGTGTAAGAGCTTATCCCACCCTCGATGTGCTGTTTCCCATCATCCTGTGTGACACCCCCGTCAATGCTGATCCACCCCCTTATATGTGA